Proteins encoded in a region of the Manis javanica isolate MJ-LG chromosome 15, MJ_LKY, whole genome shotgun sequence genome:
- the KCNA6 gene encoding potassium voltage-gated channel subfamily A member 6, whose translation MRSEKSLKLVAPGEARGPDGEQQDAGDFPEAGGGGGCCSSERLVINISGLRFETQLRTLSLFPDTLLGDPGRRVRFFDPLRNEYFFDRNRPSFDAILYYYQSGGRLRRPVNVPLDIFLEEIRFYQLGDEALAAFREDEGCLPEGGEDEKPLPSQPFQRQVWLLFEYPESSGPARGIAIVSVLVILISIVIFCLETLPQFRADGRGGSNGGGVSRVSPVSRGSQEEEEDEDDPYTFHPGITPGGTGARGSSSLSILGGTFFTDPFFLVETLCIVWFTFELLVRFSACPSKPAFFRNIMNIIDLVAIFPYFITLGTELVQQQEQPLASGGAGQNGQQAMSLAILRVIRLVRVFRIFKLSRHSKGLQILGKTLQASMRELGLLIFFLFIGVILFSSAVYFAEADDDDSLFPSIPDAFWWAVVTMTTVGYGDMYPMTVGGKIVGSLCAIAGVLTIALPVPVIVSNFNYFYHRETEQEEQGQYTHVTCGQPAPDLKAADSGLGKPDFSEVTRERRPSYLPTPHRVYAEKRMLTEV comes from the coding sequence ATGAGATCGGAGAAATCCCTGAAGCTGGTGGCGCCGGGGGAGGCCCGCGGGCCGGACGGGGAGCAACAGGATGCGGGAGACTTCCCGGAGgccggcgggggcggcggctgcTGTAGTAGCGAGCGGCTGGTGATCAATATCTCCGGGCTGCGCTTCGAGACACAATTGCGCACCCTGTCGTTGTTTCCCGACACGCTGCTGGGGGACCCCGGTCGCCGCGTCCGCTTCTTCGACCCCCTGAGGAACGAGTACTTCTTCGACCGCAACCGGCCCAGCTTCGACGCCATCCTCTACTACTACCAGTCCGGGGGCCGCCTGCGCAGGCCGGTCAACGTGCCCCTGGACATATTCCTGGAGGAGATCCGCTTCTACCAGCTGGGGGACGAGGCCCTGGCGGCCTTCCGGGAGGACGAGGGCTGCCTGCCCGAAGGTGGCGAGGATGAGAAGCCGCTGCCCTCGCAGCCCTTTCAGCGTCAGGTCTGGCTGCTCTTTGAGTACCCTGAGAGCTCAGGGCCCGCCAGGGGCATCGCCATCGTCTCCGTGTTGGTAATCCTCATCTCCATCGTCATCTTTTGCCTGGAGACCCTGCCGCAGTTCCGTGCAGATGGGCGAGGTGGGAGCAATGGTGGAGGTGTGAGCAGAGTCTCCCCAGTTTCCAGGGGTagtcaggaggaagaggaggatgaagacGATCCCTATACCTTTCATCCGGGCATCACCCCTGGGGGCACGGGGGCAAGGGGCTCGTCCTCGCTAAGTATTCTTGGGGGCACCTTCTTCACCGACCCCTTCTTTCTAGTGGAGACCCTGTGCATTGTCTGGTTCACCTTCGAGCTGCTTGTGCGCTTCTCCGCCTGCCCCAGCAAGCCCGCCTTCTTCCGGAACATCATGAACATCATCGACCTGGTGGCCATCTTCCCCTACTTCATCACCCTGGGCACCGAGCTGGTGCAGCAGCAGGAGCAGCCATTGGCCAGTGGGGGGGCCGGCCAGAATGGGCAGCAGGCCATGTCCCTGGCCATCCTCAGAGTGATCCGCCTGGTCCGCGTGTTCCGCATCTTCAAGCTCTCCCGCCACTCCAAGGGGCTGCAGATCCTGGGCAAGACCTTGCAGGCGTCCATGCGGGAGCTGGGCCTGCTAATCTTCTTCCTCTTCATCGGAGTCATCCTCTTCTCCAGCGCCGTCTACTTCGCTGAGGCCGACGACGACGATTCTCTCTTCCCCAGCATCCCGGATGCCTTCTGGTGGGCAGTGGTTACCATGACCACTGTCGGTTACGGGGACATGTACCCCATGACAGTGGGGGGCAAGATCGTGGGCTCGCTGTGTGCTATCGCGGGGGTCCTCACCATTGCCCTGCCCGTGCCTGTCATTGTCTCCAACTTCAACTACTTCTACCACCGGGAGACggagcaggaggagcagggcCAGTATACCCACGTCACTTGTGGGCAGCCTGCACCAGACCTGAAGGCAGCTGACAGTGGACTTGGCAAGCCTGACTTCTCTGAGGTCACCCGGGAACGGAGACCCAGCTACCTTCCCACTCCACACCGGGTATATGCAGAGAAGAGGATGCTCACTGAGGTTTGA